In Ptychodera flava strain L36383 chromosome 21, AS_Pfla_20210202, whole genome shotgun sequence, a genomic segment contains:
- the LOC139121202 gene encoding uncharacterized protein yields the protein MDSVESGLAKVQSKPWYGKTAGGVKFIFIFTVALILVAVYIPASRIMGKKSEPDIIIQAETHVHHLEPHHDFISVSTGEKQQQQPNQVERLVGGFDDHLDEIKRLEDYNKNVTVHVDENENEYENSGYCSKEGYPEYFMLSGEGIEFLKRDGHHEIYQPACTPLTLYVYGMSLKNTLVRCRPWVDMQARVLGPDLPFYPGAKAYSMNFNNVKVQWAQKDKFELHIPPLDPGMYYLEILLVHDENAHHVMYGEMINTRSSRCIDTGVAETPVPLIINDDKECPFYKAEETPLCKSGSLPGRWVTAPSTGCDGVVCEGNLDVLASSNRVWAPYDCHYKIHSPDDFKECFRDKKILVAGDSVTQEFANELVQLYMYKDRLPIPWDMTQRDMEMRRSLETFWRSINDKRTLIGYSIVMASPLGCGIDCVLKLSPEKLEELLLHHGKVDVLLISTGVHEVAPLDKLHPKHKDVFVEYEKGLPEFIKKMEGLVKEGGMILWMTTPDGSDLARCSYHAKPRLERINEITKRFVENYLHGNSSSVPIHLVDFFSVSENCQCGNLHKGLRFMNYENNKDASKTYNGFISRMTLNMALTMACDL from the exons ATGGATAGTGTGGAATCAGGTCTAGCGAAAGTTCAATCAAAACCATGGTATGGGAAGACAGCCGGTGGCgtcaagtttatttttatatttactgTGGCGCTGATACTTGTCGCTGTGTATATACCAGCCAGCAGGATTATGGGTAAGAAGAGCGAGCCCGATATCATCATACAAGCTGAGACACACGTCCATCACCTTGAACCCCATCACGATTTCATTTCGGTGTCCACTGGAGAAAAGCAACAGCAACAACCAAACCAG GTTGAACGACTTGTCGGTGGCTTCGACGATCACCTTGATGAAATAAAACGTCTCGAAGACTACAATAAAAACGTCACGGTCCACGTCGACGAGAACGAGAATGAATACGAGAATTCGGGATACTGTTCCAAAGAAGGATACCCTGAGTATTTCATGCTCAGCGGCGAAGGCATTGAATTTCTGAAGCGAGACGGCCACCATGAGATTTACCAGCCCGCTTGTACACCACTAACGCTATATGTCTACGGAATGAGTTTGAAAAACACTCTAGTTCGCTGCCGTCCATGGGTTGATATGCAGGCACGCGTTCTTGGACCAGATCTGCCGTTCTACCCTGGAGCGAAGGCCTACTCAATGAATTTCAACAACGTGAAAGTTCAGTGGGCGCAGAAGGACAAATTTGAATTGCATATTCCTCCTCTCGATCCAGGCATGTATTATTTGGAAATCTTGCTGGTACATGACGAAAACGCTCACCATGTCATGTACGGAGAAATGATAAACACACGAAGCTCAAGGTGTATAGACACCGGTGTTGCGGAAACCCCTGTTCCGTTAATTATCAATGACGACAAAGAATGTCCATTCTACAAGGCAGAGGAAACTCCTCTGTGCAAATCTGGTAGCTTACCTGGCAGATGGGTAACAGCACCATCAACGGGCTGTGACGGCGTGGTCTGTGAAGGCAATCTCGACGTTTTGGCCAGTTCGAATCGCGTGTGGGCGCCATACGATTGCCACTACAAAATCCACTCGCCAGACGATTTCAAGGAGTGTTTCCGCGATAAAAAGATTTTAGTTGCTGGTGATTCAGTGACGCAAGAATTTGCCAACGAACTCGTGcagctgtacatgtacaaagacAGACTGCCCATACCCTGGGACATGACACAGAGAGACATGGAAATGAGACGGTCCCTGGAAACTTTCTGGCGATCAATTAACGATAAACGAACACTGATTGGCTACAGCATAGTCATGGCAAGCCCCCTTGGATGTGGCATCGACTGCGTCCTCAAACTTTCTCCTGAAAAACTAGAGGAGTTGCTGTTGCACCACGGGAAGGTTGATGTCTTACTGATTTCAACTGGGGTGCACGAAGTAGCTCCCTTAGATAAACTCCATCCCAAGCACAAGGATGTCTTTGTCGAGTACGAAAAGGGCCTCCCGGAATTTATCAAAAAGATGGAGGGTTTAGTCAAGGAGGGTGGCATGATACTGTGGATGACCACACCTGATGGCAGCGACCTTGCAAGGTGCAGCTACCACGCAAAACCGCGTTTGGAAAGAATAAATGAAATCACTAAGCGTTTCGTGGAAAATTATCTCCACGGCAACAGCAGCTCGGTGCCTATTCATCTCGTTGACTTTTTCAGTGTATCCGAAAACTGTCAGtgtggtaatttgcataaagggCTAAGATTTATGAACTACGAAAATAACAAAGACGCAAGCAAGACTTACAACGGGTTTATATCTCGAATGACATTAAACATGGCTTTGACCATGGCTTGTGATCTATAG
- the LOC139121204 gene encoding amiloride-sensitive sodium channel subunit beta-like isoform X1 encodes MYGNCFTFNGEHNNVMPLSTHYSGSVFGLTLILFVEQAEYMDDVIDSPGVRVTIHSQDDTPFPEDSGFDIQPGRATSVGILMGRTQRLPKPYTNCISDNIPTYDTAFGDIYSVKACMKSCLAEELTKACNCTDSRYPPPSGYGDVGHCSSDNIEHRMCRRRVDLSYQTNKIQCDCPPKCEYVSYAKEAASTVWPAIHSGDYIREFLKSRSSKLRTLMEQEERTGLDLLRQNVLKLQVYFRDLHYSETIQSPSYTSLDLLSDIGGNLGLWIGLSVLTLLEFIEFTYDMIYLLLLRCITRKRSPMDVQREAGHDGPYSSYHEHNTSGQNGVVNIEQRRDKQPNPSGYYTQSRANHPTDNVYYTNDGGNSHNVGVYYMQKRANDGIVGV; translated from the exons ATGTACGGTAACTGCTTCACATTCAACGGAGAACACAACAACGTGATGCCATTGTCGACACACTATTCGGGTTCCGTATTTG GCTTAACGTTGATACTGTTCGTAGAACAAGCCGAATATATGGATGACGTCATCGATTCACCGGGAGTTCGTGTGACGATTCACTCGCAAGACGACACTCCATTCCCGGAAGATTCAGGCTTTGATATCCAACCCGGAAGAGCGACCTCTGTCGGCATCCTAATG GGACGTACACAGAGATTACCCAAGCCATATACAAACTGCATCTCTGATAATATTCCCACGTACGATACTGCCTTTGGTGACATTTACTCCGTAAAG GCTTGTATGAAGAGTTGCCTAGCAGAGGAATTAACAAAGGCATGTAACTGTACAGACAGCAGATACCCGCCACCAAGCGGTTATGGTGACGTAGGTCATTGTTCATCGGATAATATTGAACACA GAATGTGTCGGCGTCGGGTGGATTTGAGTTACCAgacaaataaaatacaatgtgatTGTCCACCAAAGTGCGA ATATGTGTCTTATGCGAAAGAAGCAGCTTCGACGGTGTGGCCTGCCATACATTCTGGG GACTACATCCGGGAATTTTTGAAGAGCAGAAGTTCAAAACTACGAACATTAATGGAACAGGAAGAACGAACTGGACTTGACCTTCTCAG GCAGAATGTTCTGAAGCTGCAAGTATACTTTCGTGATCTCCACTACTCTGAGACTATCCAGTCTCCTTCGTACACG AGTCTTGATTTACTGAGTGACATAGGCGGAAATCTTGGGCTATGGATTGGCCTCTCTGTATTGACCTTGCTGGAGTTCATCGAATTCACATACGACATGATCTACTTGTTGCTCCTTCGATGTATTACAAGGAAGCGTTCGCCAATGGATGTACAGCGAGAAGCAGGACATGATGGACCATACAGCAGCTACCACGAACATAATACGTCTGGTCAAAATGGCGTCGTCAATATTGAGCAAAGGAGGGACAAACAACCAAACCCAAGCGGTTACTACACTCAATCAAGGGCGAATCACCCAACGGACAATGTCTATTACACTAATGATGGTGGCAATAGTCATAATGTAGGGGTCTACTACATGCAAAAGAGGGCAAATGACGGAATTGTGGGGGTTTAA
- the LOC139121204 gene encoding amiloride-sensitive sodium channel subunit beta-like isoform X2, producing the protein MDDVIDSPGVRVTIHSQDDTPFPEDSGFDIQPGRATSVGILMGRTQRLPKPYTNCISDNIPTYDTAFGDIYSVKACMKSCLAEELTKACNCTDSRYPPPSGYGDVGHCSSDNIEHRMCRRRVDLSYQTNKIQCDCPPKCEYVSYAKEAASTVWPAIHSGDYIREFLKSRSSKLRTLMEQEERTGLDLLRQNVLKLQVYFRDLHYSETIQSPSYTSLDLLSDIGGNLGLWIGLSVLTLLEFIEFTYDMIYLLLLRCITRKRSPMDVQREAGHDGPYSSYHEHNTSGQNGVVNIEQRRDKQPNPSGYYTQSRANHPTDNVYYTNDGGNSHNVGVYYMQKRANDGIVGV; encoded by the exons ATGGATGACGTCATCGATTCACCGGGAGTTCGTGTGACGATTCACTCGCAAGACGACACTCCATTCCCGGAAGATTCAGGCTTTGATATCCAACCCGGAAGAGCGACCTCTGTCGGCATCCTAATG GGACGTACACAGAGATTACCCAAGCCATATACAAACTGCATCTCTGATAATATTCCCACGTACGATACTGCCTTTGGTGACATTTACTCCGTAAAG GCTTGTATGAAGAGTTGCCTAGCAGAGGAATTAACAAAGGCATGTAACTGTACAGACAGCAGATACCCGCCACCAAGCGGTTATGGTGACGTAGGTCATTGTTCATCGGATAATATTGAACACA GAATGTGTCGGCGTCGGGTGGATTTGAGTTACCAgacaaataaaatacaatgtgatTGTCCACCAAAGTGCGA ATATGTGTCTTATGCGAAAGAAGCAGCTTCGACGGTGTGGCCTGCCATACATTCTGGG GACTACATCCGGGAATTTTTGAAGAGCAGAAGTTCAAAACTACGAACATTAATGGAACAGGAAGAACGAACTGGACTTGACCTTCTCAG GCAGAATGTTCTGAAGCTGCAAGTATACTTTCGTGATCTCCACTACTCTGAGACTATCCAGTCTCCTTCGTACACG AGTCTTGATTTACTGAGTGACATAGGCGGAAATCTTGGGCTATGGATTGGCCTCTCTGTATTGACCTTGCTGGAGTTCATCGAATTCACATACGACATGATCTACTTGTTGCTCCTTCGATGTATTACAAGGAAGCGTTCGCCAATGGATGTACAGCGAGAAGCAGGACATGATGGACCATACAGCAGCTACCACGAACATAATACGTCTGGTCAAAATGGCGTCGTCAATATTGAGCAAAGGAGGGACAAACAACCAAACCCAAGCGGTTACTACACTCAATCAAGGGCGAATCACCCAACGGACAATGTCTATTACACTAATGATGGTGGCAATAGTCATAATGTAGGGGTCTACTACATGCAAAAGAGGGCAAATGACGGAATTGTGGGGGTTTAA